From a single Stomoxys calcitrans chromosome 4, idStoCalc2.1, whole genome shotgun sequence genomic region:
- the LOC106092375 gene encoding sodium-coupled monocarboxylate transporter 1, translated as MNVDEMRKSLQSFGWVDYLVFILMLASCAAIGIYFALQMRRKAKLNQNLTNKDAEDDYLVGGRKMKIFPIAMSLISSFISGITLLGTPTEIYLYGTQYLYIIFAMVSMGFLMHYFYLPVYHELKLISTYQYLESRYDKRVRLFGSVLFICGTMLWLPIVIYVPALAFNQATGANIHLVTPMVCLVCIFYTSVGGLKAVVWTDVVQTLLMCGAMVLIMVKGTMDIGGPSVVFQKAMDSGRIEAPNFSFDITERYTVWSLIIGGVPHWLKSNAINQNMIQRYLSLPTLKSAQKAIWYFITGVLIFLVICGYSGLLIYATYSECDPLETKLTKRKDQLLSLLVMETLGNFPGLPGLFVAGVFSAALSSLSTGLNSMSAVILEDFFKTFAKKPLTKRQTAFVMRFVVVVFGALCVALVFVVEQLGTVLQLSITLSSVANGPLLGIFTAGLMIPWVGGTGALVGGVVSLVFMMWMCVSAQLDLASGVIKYARKPYATTGCNYTFVDFAPMSLVAENITEVLEEASPPEFKLYSISYLYYTLVGALIAIVVALAVTFALGNHKVDSVDSTLLSPFARRWIERQRLNKALVPTSTDPKLPNGNFKTLAETKT; from the exons ATGAATGTGGATGAAATGCGCAAAAGTCTCCAAAGCTTTGGCTGGGTGGACTATTTGGTTTTCATTTTAATGTTGGCCAGCTGTGCGGCCATTGGCATATATTTTGCCTTACAAATGCGTCGAAAAGCAAAACTCAATCAGAATTTAACCAATAAGGATGCCGAAGATGATTATTTGGTGGGTGGAAGAAAAATGAAGATCTTTCCCATAGCCATGTCATTGATATCAAG TTTTATTTCCGGCATTACTTTATTAGGCACCCCTACCGAAATCTACCTATATGGCACCCAATATTTGTACATCATTTTTGCCATGGTCAGCATGGGTTTTCTAATGCATTACTTCTATTTGCCGGTATATCATGAACTGAAACTGATATCAACATATCAA TATCTGGAGTCTCGTTATGATAAACGGGTACGTCTTTTTGGTTCGGTGCTTTTTATATGTGGTACT ATGCTTTGGTTGCCTATAGTCATATATGTTCCAGCTCTGGCCTTCAATCAGGCCACGGGAGCTAATATTCATTTGGTGACCCCTATGGTGTGTTTGGTATGCATTTTCTATACAAGTGTG GGAGGACTCAAAGCTGTTGTCTGGACCGATGTTGTGCAAACTCTGTTAATGTGCGGTGCCATGGTCTTGATCATGGTCAAAGGTACCATGGATATTGGTGGTCCAAGTGTAGTGTTCCAAAAAGCCATGGACAGTGGCCGCATAGAAGCTCCAAA CTTCTCATTCGATATCACCGAACGTTATACTGTTTGGTCTTTGATTATTGGCGGTGTACCCCATTGGCTTAAATCGAATGCCATAAATCAGAATATGATTCAACGCTATTTGTCATTGCCAACATTGAAATCAGCCCAAAAGGCTATATGGTATTTTATAACAGGagttttgatatttttggtGATTTGTGGTTATAGTGGTCTGTTAATTTATGCCACATATTCGGAATGTGATCCACTGGAGACCAAG TTAACCAAACGCAAAGATCAACTTTTATCTCTACTGGTTATGGAAACATTGGGTAATTTCCCCGGCTTGCCAGGTCTCTTTGTGGCTGGAGTCTTTAGTGCCGCTCTATCCTCCTTATCCACTGGTCTCAATTCCATGTCTGCTGTTATTTTGGAAGATTTCTTTAAAACCTTTGCCAAAAAGCCTTTGACGAAGCGACAAACTGCTTTTGTAATGCGTTTTGTGGTGGTAGTCTTTGGGGCCTTATGTGTGGCACTGGTATTTGTGGTGGAACAATTGGGTACAGTGCTACAGCTGAGCATAACTCTGTCGTCGGTGGCCAATGGTCCTCTATTGGGTATATTTACAGCTGGTCTGATGATACCTTGGGTGGGAGGAACG GGTGCTTTGGTGGGTGGAGTTGTAAGTCTTGTCTTCATGATGTGGATGTGTGTAAGTGCTCAATTGGATTTGGCCAGCGGAGTGATAAAATATGCGCGCAAACCCTATGCCACCACGGGATGTAATTATACATTTGTGGATTTTGCACCCATGAGTTTGGTGGCGGAAAATATCACCGAAGTGCTGGAGGAAGCAag TCCTCCAGAATTTAAACTCTACAGCATCTCCTATCTCTATTACACCCTGGTGGGTGCTCTCATAGCCATTGTTGTTGCTTTGGCTGTCACTTTTGCCTTGGGCAATCATAAAGTTGACAGTGTGGATTCTACTTTGTTGTCACCCTTTGCCCGCCGTTGGATAGAACGCCAAAGGCTTAATAAGGCTTTGGTACCCACATCGACTGATCCCAAATTACCCAATGGGAATTTTAAAACGTTAGCCGAGACAAAAACGTAA
- the LOC106092370 gene encoding uncharacterized protein LOC106092370, with product MLKSVKSSWMCSIFLLFNLVSGQYFELKSDNVTVWHDDLEDILSVEDNSWHKDMEETRTLVSLSTPEPVDYDDYVAVAETYIDNWHGSPFESTIGYVTPLVGPASEIVIPLNDIFNIRRKRTDSLGWQYDIPKNCKPVSMGTANRVTKG from the exons atgttaaaatccgTAAAATCTTCATGGATGTGTAGCATATTCTTGCTATTCAACTTAGTTTCGGGGCAATACTTTGaactaaaatcggataatgtaaCCGTATGGCATGACGATTTAGAGGATATTTTATCTGTTGAGGATAACAGTTGGCATAAAGATATGGAAGAAACTCGTACTTTGGTTTCATTATCAACGCCAGAACCAGTAGACTATGATGATTATGTTGCAGTGGCAGAGACGTATATAGATAACTGGCATGGCAGTCCCTTTGAATCG ACCATTGGTTATGTAACACCCTTGGTGGGTCCCGCCTCCGAAATTGTTATACCACTAaatgatatttttaatattagAAGGAAACGCACAGATAGTTTGGGTTGGCAATACGACATACCTAAAA ATTGCAAACCTGTTAGTATGGGCACAGCAAATCGAGTCACTAAGGGTTAA